A stretch of the Desulfobacter sp. genome encodes the following:
- a CDS encoding acyl-CoA/acyl-ACP dehydrogenase gives MLLLNPKNYQDRNYPDERSKEIMTKTIEWFESKGLKQMKEDYRSREFTYDFAEFIKKEKIFQTLFLPKGYGEDDQYYSTYRMYEFSEICGFYGTAYWYMYHVSTLGLDPVFLGDNEEYKHKAVKTLDENPLCAFGLSEQDHGADIYSSSMTLYPQEDGTYLAKGSKYYIGNGNEASIITVFGKIDGSDDYVFFVVDSKHEKYECVQNVIWAQNYVSEFNLHDYPITEEQILSKGSKAWDDMLNTINICKFNIGSGATGIVTHSFYEALNHAAKRNLYGKYVTKFTHVKKLFVDSYTRLAAMKLFGLRATDYMRAATADDKRYLLYNPIMKMKVALQGEEVHELLWDIIAARGFEKDTYFEQAVIELRGFPKLEGTRHVNMALIVKLIPSYFFNPGEFDEVPRLNGAQNDDYLFEQGPTRGYAKIQFHHYKKAYDSKDLPNINLFKEQIQAYEEFLMVSGMELKNQMMNDFDYLLAVGEIFTLVAYGQLIIESAAMENIDDGLLDQIFDFMVRDFAEYGLDLYSKPASTDKQQEACLKMVKRPAPNQARFDTVLKDHVYSLIDAYEMKS, from the coding sequence ATGCTGTTATTGAACCCTAAAAATTATCAGGACAGAAATTACCCGGATGAACGGTCAAAGGAAATCATGACCAAAACCATTGAATGGTTTGAATCCAAGGGATTGAAACAGATGAAAGAGGATTACAGGTCAAGGGAGTTTACCTATGACTTTGCCGAATTCATCAAAAAGGAAAAGATTTTCCAAACCCTGTTTTTGCCCAAGGGATACGGGGAGGATGATCAGTATTACTCCACCTACCGCATGTATGAATTTTCTGAGATCTGCGGGTTTTACGGCACTGCCTATTGGTATATGTACCATGTGTCCACCCTGGGGCTGGACCCTGTTTTTCTCGGGGACAACGAGGAATATAAGCACAAGGCTGTTAAGACGCTTGATGAAAATCCCCTCTGCGCATTCGGACTTTCCGAACAGGATCACGGGGCCGACATCTATTCTTCTTCCATGACGCTCTATCCCCAGGAGGATGGCACCTATCTTGCCAAAGGCTCCAAATATTATATCGGCAACGGCAATGAAGCCTCCATCATCACGGTGTTCGGTAAAATTGACGGCAGTGACGACTATGTATTTTTTGTGGTGGATTCAAAGCATGAAAAATACGAATGCGTTCAGAACGTGATCTGGGCCCAGAATTATGTGTCTGAGTTTAATCTCCATGATTATCCGATTACCGAAGAGCAGATTCTTTCCAAAGGGTCAAAGGCCTGGGATGACATGCTCAACACCATCAATATCTGCAAGTTCAATATCGGGTCCGGGGCCACCGGCATTGTGACCCATTCCTTTTACGAAGCCCTGAATCATGCCGCCAAAAGAAACCTTTACGGAAAATACGTCACCAAGTTCACCCATGTGAAAAAGCTTTTTGTGGATTCATACACCCGCCTGGCCGCCATGAAGCTTTTTGGGCTGCGCGCCACTGATTATATGAGGGCGGCAACGGCCGACGACAAACGCTACCTGCTGTACAACCCCATCATGAAAATGAAGGTGGCCCTTCAGGGGGAAGAGGTCCATGAGCTGCTATGGGATATTATTGCAGCCAGGGGGTTTGAAAAGGATACCTATTTTGAGCAGGCCGTGATTGAATTGAGAGGTTTTCCCAAACTTGAGGGGACCCGCCATGTGAACATGGCCCTTATCGTCAAGCTTATTCCCTCATATTTTTTCAATCCCGGCGAATTTGACGAAGTTCCCCGGCTGAACGGGGCTCAAAATGACGATTATCTCTTTGAGCAGGGTCCGACCCGGGGATATGCCAAGATCCAGTTTCATCATTATAAAAAGGCCTATGATTCCAAGGATCTGCCCAATATCAACCTGTTCAAAGAGCAGATTCAGGCCTATGAAGAGTTTCTCATGGTCTCGGGTATGGAACTCAAGAATCAGATGATGAACGACTTTGACTATCTTCTCGCCGTGGGGGAGATTTTTACCCTGGTAGCCTATGGCCAGCTCATCATTGAAAGTGCGGCAATGGAGAATATTGACGACGGTCTTTTAGACCAGATTTTTGATTTCATGGTCAGGGATTTTGCCGAATACGGCCTGGATCTGTATTCAAAACCGGCCAGCACCGACAAGCAGCAGGAGGCCTGTCTTAAAATGGTCAAACGTCCGGCCCCCAACCAGGCAAGGTTTGATACCGTACTCAAAGACCATGTATACTCCCTGATTGATGCCTATGAAATGAAGTCTTAA
- a CDS encoding MarR family transcriptional regulator, whose protein sequence is MTVKTNDLPDCTVFLLGKAYQKAHGDFKKQLKPFGLTNMQHLVLEGLWYEQGLTASELGRVLILDKATLSGVLDRMVEGGWILKRQDPEDKRVSRLFPSDKANQMKSQLIDVRKEANERLLSEFNPEERILLKRFLRDLIYE, encoded by the coding sequence ATGACCGTAAAAACAAATGATTTGCCCGATTGCACGGTGTTTCTTCTGGGAAAAGCGTATCAGAAGGCCCATGGGGATTTTAAAAAGCAGCTCAAGCCTTTCGGTCTGACCAATATGCAGCACCTGGTGCTGGAAGGCCTCTGGTATGAACAGGGCCTGACTGCATCGGAGCTTGGCCGTGTGCTGATCCTTGACAAGGCAACCCTGTCCGGGGTGCTTGACCGGATGGTGGAGGGCGGATGGATTCTCAAAAGGCAGGATCCCGAAGATAAACGGGTCAGCCGGCTCTTTCCTTCGGACAAGGCAAACCAGATGAAATCACAGCTTATTGATGTCAGAAAAGAGGCCAATGAAAGGCTTTTATCGGAGTTTAATCCGGAAGAGCGAATTTTGCTCAAGCGGTTTCTCCGGGATTTAATATATGAATAG
- a CDS encoding DUF3795 domain-containing protein, producing MSEMIAFCGLNCTQCPSFLATLNDDDRAREQTAAFYAKKFGMTVKPEDVNCDGCKSDSGRLFAYCRSCKIRQCSMDKKLDNCASCREQPCDKLQAFHLFAPEAKAFFDRLLEEKR from the coding sequence ATGTCGGAAATGATCGCCTTTTGCGGACTCAACTGCACCCAGTGCCCAAGTTTTCTGGCCACATTGAATGATGATGACCGGGCCAGGGAACAGACTGCCGCCTTTTATGCCAAAAAATTCGGCATGACAGTCAAGCCCGAAGACGTCAATTGCGACGGCTGCAAAAGTGATTCAGGAAGACTGTTTGCATACTGCCGAAGCTGCAAAATAAGACAATGCAGCATGGACAAGAAACTTGATAATTGCGCATCCTGCCGGGAACAGCCCTGTGACAAACTTCAAGCATTTCATCTTTTCGCTCCTGAAGCCAAAGCCTTTTTTGACAGGCTTTTGGAAGAAAAAAGATGA
- a CDS encoding diguanylate cyclase, whose translation MKKSCILIVDDRPENLLTLEQVLDSPDLDVIRAESGHEALEKTLDHEFALILLDVQMPVMDGYETATLLRGNKRTKNIPIIFVTAVNKEEAHVFRGYGSGAVDYLFKPLATDVLTSKVKIFIELHNQRQLLEEKTKELDARVAELQALKYELEESNEKLRQLSSLDGLTDLPNRRFFDETLVREWQRGRRRKTPLTLIIADIDHFKAYNDAYGHVIGDDCLKKVAKGLDKSILRDVDTIARYGGEEFAAILPETDQKGGVLIAKRMLTTIDKMNITHEHSETTDHVTISLGLATVIPNKKTNATHLIQSADQALYLAKASGRNAFKVN comes from the coding sequence ATGAAAAAATCGTGTATCCTCATTGTTGATGACCGGCCTGAAAATCTTCTCACGCTTGAACAGGTGCTTGATTCTCCCGATCTGGATGTCATCCGGGCGGAATCCGGGCATGAAGCCTTAGAAAAGACATTGGACCATGAGTTTGCCCTTATCCTTTTAGATGTCCAGATGCCTGTGATGGACGGTTATGAAACCGCCACCCTGTTGCGGGGCAACAAGCGGACCAAAAACATCCCCATTATCTTTGTTACGGCAGTCAACAAGGAAGAGGCCCATGTCTTCAGGGGATATGGGTCAGGGGCAGTGGATTACCTGTTCAAGCCCCTGGCAACCGATGTATTGACGTCCAAGGTAAAAATTTTTATAGAACTTCACAACCAGCGCCAGCTTCTCGAAGAAAAAACAAAGGAATTGGATGCCCGGGTGGCAGAGCTTCAAGCCCTGAAATACGAGTTGGAAGAGTCCAATGAAAAACTGCGGCAGCTCTCGTCTCTGGACGGGCTCACCGATCTGCCCAACCGACGGTTTTTCGATGAGACCCTGGTCAGGGAGTGGCAGCGGGGACGGCGGCGCAAAACCCCCTTAACCCTTATCATTGCCGACATCGACCATTTCAAGGCCTATAACGATGCCTATGGTCATGTCATTGGGGATGATTGTCTTAAAAAAGTGGCCAAAGGCCTGGATAAAAGCATATTAAGGGATGTGGACACCATTGCCCGGTACGGGGGGGAGGAATTTGCCGCCATCCTGCCGGAAACAGACCAGAAGGGCGGGGTTCTCATTGCCAAACGGATGCTGACCACCATAGACAAAATGAACATCACCCATGAACATTCAGAGACAACCGACCATGTCACCATCAGCCTGGGGTTGGCCACGGTGATCCCGAACAAAAAGACCAATGCCACCCACTTGATCCAGTCGGCAGACCAGGCATTGTACCTTGCAAAGGCCTCGGGCCGGAACGCCTTTAAGGTCAACTAA
- a CDS encoding site-2 protease family protein: protein MGLLNLLIKDPLAFIVIAVPLLYAIIFHELAHGWVAFRMGDPTAKRLGRLSLNPLKHLDPVGTTMLFIFGFGWAKPVPVNFNQLRDRQMGMIAVASAGIIANMILAFMALFIDRLLAPSGMVELLFYYFARINIILAAFNLIPLPPLDGSKILMGFVSPRIQNYLFRLERYGFFLIIGLLYLGALNPVIHFFQEMILGCINFLLP from the coding sequence ATGGGCCTGCTTAACCTGCTGATTAAAGATCCGTTGGCTTTTATTGTTATTGCCGTGCCGCTTTTGTATGCCATTATTTTTCATGAGCTGGCCCACGGCTGGGTCGCTTTTCGCATGGGTGATCCCACAGCCAAGCGGCTGGGCCGCTTAAGCCTTAACCCGCTCAAGCACCTTGACCCTGTGGGCACCACCATGCTTTTTATTTTCGGATTTGGCTGGGCAAAGCCTGTGCCGGTGAACTTCAACCAATTGCGTGACAGGCAGATGGGGATGATTGCGGTTGCTTCTGCAGGGATTATCGCAAATATGATCTTGGCCTTTATGGCGCTTTTTATAGATCGGCTGCTGGCCCCTTCGGGTATGGTGGAACTGCTTTTTTATTATTTTGCCAGAATCAATATTATCCTGGCTGCCTTTAATTTGATTCCCCTGCCCCCTTTGGACGGGTCAAAAATTCTGATGGGGTTTGTTTCACCGAGAATTCAAAATTATCTGTTCCGTCTTGAGCGGTATGGATTTTTTCTGATTATCGGGCTGTTGTATCTGGGGGCGCTCAACCCTGTGATTCATTTTTTTCAAGAGATGATTCTCGGGTGTATTAACTTTTTGCTGCCTTGA
- a CDS encoding CBS domain-containing protein — protein MQQNHKYHRLPVIENSEPIGIVYISDIYFHLFARDGLVNQRKAEAN, from the coding sequence TTGCAACAGAACCATAAATATCACAGACTCCCGGTGATTGAGAATAGCGAACCCATCGGCATTGTGTACATTTCTGATATTTATTTTCACCTTTTTGCAAGGGACGGCCTGGTCAATCAGAGAAAAGCCGAGGCCAATTGA
- a CDS encoding IS6 family transposase, with amino-acid sequence MKNENPFKWRHYEKEIILLNVRWYLRYQLSYRNLEEMMQERGLSVDHSTIYRWVQRYAPEMEKRSRKYLRQSNDSYRIDETYIKVRGKMKYLYRAVDSRGNTIDFLLRSRRNMESAKRFFKKMLRASNSSRPRVLSVDGNPAYPPAVKALKEKKLLNKDCILRQNKYLNNIIEQDHRFIKKLVRAGMGFKTFHSAWRTLKGYEIMNMIRKGQVKNIRKGEILKQKEFVENLFSYAA; translated from the coding sequence ATGAAAAATGAAAACCCTTTCAAGTGGCGTCATTATGAAAAAGAAATCATCCTGTTGAATGTTCGCTGGTATCTGAGATATCAACTGAGTTACAGGAATCTGGAAGAGATGATGCAAGAACGGGGCTTGTCTGTGGATCACAGTACCATTTACCGATGGGTTCAGCGCTATGCTCCTGAAATGGAAAAGCGAAGCAGGAAGTATCTGCGGCAATCAAATGATTCTTACCGTATTGATGAAACATATATCAAGGTGCGGGGGAAAATGAAGTATCTTTACCGAGCGGTCGATTCCCGTGGAAATACCATCGATTTTCTTCTTCGCAGCAGACGTAATATGGAATCTGCCAAACGATTTTTTAAAAAGATGCTGCGAGCTTCCAATAGCTCCAGACCTCGGGTTCTGAGTGTTGACGGAAATCCTGCATATCCTCCGGCAGTAAAGGCTTTGAAAGAAAAAAAGCTTCTGAATAAGGACTGTATCCTAAGACAGAATAAATATCTGAACAATATTATTGAGCAAGACCACCGGTTTATCAAAAAGCTTGTCAGAGCTGGTATGGGGTTCAAGACATTTCATTCTGCCTGGCGGACGCTAAAAGGCTATGAAATTATGAACATGATCAGAAAAGGACAAGTTAAAAATATTAGGAAGGGAGAAATTTTAAAGCAGAAAGAATTCGTCGAAAATCTGTTTTCTTATGCTGCGTAA
- a CDS encoding ferritin family protein, translating to MFTLNDLFDIALKMEENGKAVYCRAMKKTEKKDLQTLLKWMADEEDSHRSWFQDQKRRLPKDGGDLEVMLPDVLKEMMGENTLSLDEVAFSKINTQAQMIKTFIMFENDTILFYEFLETFIESGSSREGLNKIIQEETAHVEKLNTMIESVQDLPIENT from the coding sequence ATGTTTACCCTGAACGATCTCTTTGATATTGCCCTTAAGATGGAAGAAAACGGAAAAGCCGTGTATTGCCGGGCCATGAAAAAAACAGAAAAAAAAGACCTTCAAACCCTGCTCAAATGGATGGCCGATGAGGAAGACTCCCACCGGTCCTGGTTTCAGGATCAAAAAAGACGCCTGCCCAAAGATGGGGGAGACCTTGAGGTCATGCTTCCCGATGTATTAAAAGAGATGATGGGGGAAAATACCCTTTCCCTGGACGAGGTGGCTTTTTCAAAGATCAATACCCAGGCGCAGATGATCAAAACCTTTATTATGTTTGAAAATGACACCATCCTGTTTTACGAGTTTTTAGAGACCTTTATTGAGTCCGGCAGCAGCCGGGAAGGACTCAATAAAATTATCCAGGAAGAGACCGCCCATGTTGAAAAACTCAATACCATGATCGAGTCGGTTCAGGATCTCCCCATTGAAAACACATAG
- a CDS encoding YdiU family protein, which translates to MTPHPLPVFFQGLNFDNSFTRSLPRDPEPNNFIRQVRGACYSSVLPSAVESPVLAAVSREGADLIDLDKVAITSKEFTQIFSGNRVLPGMDPFAMCYGGHQFGSWAGQLGDGRAINLGEVINRAGQRWMIQLKGAGPTPYSRRADGRAVLRSSVREFLCSEAMFHLGVPTTRALSLVLTGQAVERDMFYDGHPKQEPGAVVTRLSPSFTRFGNFEILASRGESDLLRQFMDYTIEIDFPHLTPKDYDAWFREICHSTMNMVLHWMRVGFVHGVMNTDNMSVLGLTIDYGPYGWLENYDPDWTPNTTDAQTRRYAFKHQPGIAVWNLIRLAQAIALVMADPAPLEEALSDHSASFTKKWQKMMAEKLGLQYDPHTDPAMITALTDLLKSVETDYTLFFRNLARFDPDKKSDKDQLPGFWRSSLYLPDRADKHYLEQVFAWLKIYGQRLKKEKIPPKIRQKKMNQVNPKYVLRNYLAQTAIDRAEQGDFSRVKKLLDILRHPYDEQDKNEKFAEKRPEWARHRPGCSMLSCSS; encoded by the coding sequence ATGACACCCCATCCCTTGCCCGTTTTTTTTCAAGGCTTAAATTTTGACAATTCCTTTACCCGCTCGCTGCCCCGGGACCCTGAGCCGAATAATTTCATCCGCCAGGTCAGGGGGGCATGTTATTCAAGCGTTCTGCCCAGCGCCGTAGAGTCTCCGGTTCTGGCGGCCGTTTCCAGGGAAGGGGCCGACCTCATCGACCTGGACAAGGTTGCCATAACATCCAAAGAGTTTACCCAAATATTTTCAGGAAACCGTGTCCTGCCCGGCATGGACCCCTTTGCCATGTGCTATGGCGGCCACCAATTCGGAAGCTGGGCAGGACAGCTGGGCGACGGCCGGGCCATCAACCTTGGAGAGGTTATAAACAGGGCAGGACAACGGTGGATGATCCAGCTCAAAGGGGCCGGGCCCACCCCCTATTCCAGGCGTGCCGACGGCCGGGCTGTGCTCAGGTCTTCGGTCAGGGAATTTTTATGTTCCGAGGCCATGTTTCACCTGGGGGTGCCCACCACCCGGGCCTTGAGCCTGGTCCTGACCGGACAAGCAGTGGAGCGGGACATGTTCTATGACGGCCATCCCAAACAGGAACCCGGAGCTGTGGTCACCAGATTATCCCCCTCGTTCACCCGTTTCGGCAATTTTGAAATCCTGGCATCCAGAGGGGAGTCTGACCTGCTCCGGCAATTCATGGATTATACCATTGAAATTGATTTTCCCCATCTTACTCCCAAAGATTATGACGCCTGGTTCAGGGAAATCTGCCACAGCACCATGAACATGGTTCTCCATTGGATGCGGGTGGGGTTTGTCCACGGGGTCATGAATACGGACAATATGTCTGTTCTGGGGTTGACCATTGACTACGGCCCTTACGGATGGCTGGAAAACTATGATCCGGACTGGACCCCCAACACCACAGATGCCCAGACCCGGCGGTACGCCTTTAAACACCAGCCCGGAATTGCCGTGTGGAACCTGATCCGCCTTGCCCAGGCCATTGCTTTGGTCATGGCGGACCCGGCCCCCTTGGAAGAGGCCCTTTCCGACCATTCCGCCTCTTTTACGAAAAAATGGCAAAAGATGATGGCAGAAAAATTAGGACTCCAATATGATCCCCATACAGATCCTGCCATGATCACGGCCCTGACAGACCTGCTCAAAAGTGTTGAAACCGACTACACCCTTTTTTTCCGGAACCTTGCCCGGTTTGACCCTGATAAAAAAAGTGACAAAGACCAGCTCCCCGGGTTTTGGCGTTCCAGCCTTTACCTGCCTGACCGGGCAGATAAACATTATCTGGAACAGGTTTTTGCCTGGTTAAAGATTTACGGACAGCGGCTGAAAAAAGAAAAGATCCCCCCAAAAATTCGGCAGAAAAAAATGAACCAAGTCAACCCCAAATATGTGCTTAGAAATTATCTGGCACAAACCGCCATTGACCGGGCTGAACAGGGCGATTTTTCCCGGGTAAAAAAATTGCTGGATATTCTCCGTCACCCCTATGACGAACAGGATAAAAACGAAAAATTTGCCGAAAAGAGGCCGGAATGGGCCCGGCACAGGCCCGGATGTTCCATGCTTTCCTGCAGTTCATGA
- a CDS encoding response regulator has product MKSRPGKGTVFKAYFPVIKTAAEPEEKTRAEPIVGGTEHVLLVDDEIIVADATRGRLNALGYRVTIETDSVQALERFRQGPGDYDLVITDMTMPGMSGEKMAREIMGICPKIPVILSTGFNPKICEQKALEKGFAAFLTKPVALRDMAMALRRALDGLDKKDLP; this is encoded by the coding sequence GTGAAAAGCCGACCGGGAAAAGGCACTGTTTTCAAGGCATATTTCCCGGTTATTAAAACCGCGGCTGAACCTGAGGAAAAAACAAGGGCTGAGCCAATTGTCGGAGGAACAGAACATGTGCTGCTGGTGGATGACGAGATTATCGTGGCCGATGCCACCCGGGGCCGGCTTAATGCGCTTGGGTACCGGGTAACCATTGAAACAGATTCTGTCCAGGCCCTTGAGCGATTCCGGCAGGGTCCCGGGGATTATGACCTGGTGATCACAGACATGACCATGCCTGGCATGTCAGGAGAGAAAATGGCCAGGGAAATCATGGGTATTTGTCCCAAGATTCCGGTTATTTTATCCACGGGATTCAATCCAAAAATTTGTGAGCAAAAGGCTTTGGAAAAGGGGTTTGCAGCATTTTTAACCAAACCTGTGGCCCTCAGGGACATGGCCATGGCCCTTCGCCGGGCCCTTGATGGACTTGATAAAAAAGATCTGCCGTGA
- a CDS encoding IS6 family transposase, with product MKNENPFKWRHYEKEIILLNVRWYLRYQLSYRNLEEMMQERGLSVDHSTIYRWVQRYAPEMEKRSRKYLRQSNDSYRIDETYIKVRGKMKYLYRAVDSRGNTIDFLLRSRRNMESAKRFFKKMLRASNSSRPRVLSVDGNPAYPPAVKALKEKKLLNKDCILRQNKYLNNIIEQDHRFIKKLVRAGMGFKTFHSAWRTLKGYQIMNMIRKGQVKNIRKGEILKQKEFVENLFSYAA from the coding sequence ATGAAAAATGAAAACCCTTTCAAGTGGCGTCATTATGAAAAAGAAATCATCCTGTTGAATGTTCGCTGGTATCTGAGATATCAACTGAGTTACAGGAATCTGGAAGAGATGATGCAAGAACGGGGCTTGTCTGTGGATCACAGTACCATTTACCGATGGGTTCAGCGCTATGCTCCTGAAATGGAAAAGCGAAGCAGGAAGTATCTGCGGCAATCAAATGATTCTTACCGTATTGATGAAACATATATCAAGGTGCGGGGGAAAATGAAGTATCTTTACCGAGCGGTCGATTCCCGTGGAAATACCATCGATTTTCTTCTTCGCAGCAGACGTAATATGGAATCTGCCAAACGATTTTTTAAAAAGATGCTGCGAGCTTCCAATAGCTCCAGACCTCGGGTTCTGAGTGTTGACGGAAATCCTGCATATCCTCCGGCAGTAAAGGCTTTGAAAGAAAAAAAGCTTCTGAATAAGGACTGTATCCTAAGACAGAATAAATATCTGAACAATATTATTGAGCAAGACCACCGGTTTATCAAAAAGCTTGTCAGAGCTGGTATGGGGTTCAAGACATTTCATTCTGCCTGGCGGACGCTAAAAGGCTATCAAATTATGAACATGATCAGAAAAGGACAAGTTAAAAATATTAGGAAGGGAGAAATTTTAAAGCAGAAAGAATTCGTCGAAAATCTGTTTTCTTATGCTGCGTAA
- a CDS encoding YkgJ family cysteine cluster protein has translation MKEKIPVLKEIYRSFEEKTLALKQGQACTRGCGFCCKEAGRIDITTLEGLRIRAAMEKLPKARQKTLTRLFRQEIKLRENNKTVACPFLMKNNACMIYEARPFSCRRIYSVHVCSKDHPPRVSQKVMALADETIKELQTLDHTGYSGHLSYILYMLSVPAFRETYLKGEFKPEQIMEFGKSHGIIINRG, from the coding sequence ATGAAAGAAAAGATACCCGTGTTAAAAGAGATCTACCGCTCATTTGAAGAAAAGACCTTGGCCCTGAAACAGGGACAGGCCTGTACCCGGGGATGCGGGTTTTGCTGTAAAGAGGCCGGCCGAATTGATATTACCACCCTGGAAGGGCTCAGGATCCGAGCCGCCATGGAAAAATTGCCCAAGGCCCGCCAGAAAACCCTGACCCGGCTTTTTCGCCAGGAGATTAAACTCCGGGAAAACAATAAAACGGTTGCCTGCCCTTTTTTAATGAAAAATAATGCCTGTATGATCTATGAGGCCCGTCCCTTTTCCTGCCGCAGAATATATTCAGTTCATGTCTGTTCCAAAGATCATCCCCCCAGGGTCAGCCAAAAGGTCATGGCCCTGGCCGACGAGACCATCAAAGAACTCCAAACCCTGGACCATACCGGATATTCAGGGCATTTGTCCTATATTTTGTACATGCTTTCGGTCCCGGCCTTCAGAGAGACCTATCTAAAGGGGGAATTTAAGCCTGAACAGATTATGGAGTTTGGAAAATCCCATGGGATCATCATCAATAGGGGCTAA
- a CDS encoding metallophosphoesterase, whose amino-acid sequence MGERKKRVFSWILALVFCFVLPAYLSAGHGQFYFVQITDTHLGIKENGVRTKKVVAAINQLPMEIACVVHTGDVYDRIVQGDEIAVAEAAKIFRALKPPVYFLAGNNEINLNQPLKGKEAWTRHFGPLISGVDLHGVRLVFAYTDPLEQGVSLNGYDPFEAVQAQLEQAGTKPVILFHHAPSVADFYKNSFHEGWTSGLKARWQTLLDNHKVQAVIAGHFHRDEFHWLGKIPLYVSGPVVEKYGRQACFRIYEYNQGRLGYTAQYLE is encoded by the coding sequence ATGGGTGAGAGAAAAAAAAGGGTTTTTTCGTGGATACTGGCATTGGTCTTTTGCTTTGTTTTGCCTGCATATTTGTCTGCCGGTCATGGCCAATTTTATTTTGTCCAGATCACAGACACCCATTTGGGCATAAAAGAAAATGGGGTCCGGACAAAAAAGGTGGTGGCCGCCATCAACCAGCTGCCCATGGAGATTGCCTGTGTGGTCCATACAGGGGATGTCTACGACCGGATTGTTCAAGGGGATGAAATTGCCGTGGCCGAGGCTGCAAAGATATTCAGGGCCTTGAAGCCGCCCGTCTATTTTCTGGCAGGCAATAATGAGATTAACCTGAACCAGCCCCTTAAAGGTAAAGAGGCCTGGACCCGGCATTTTGGCCCCCTGATCTCGGGGGTTGACCTTCACGGGGTGAGATTGGTGTTTGCCTATACAGACCCCCTTGAACAGGGAGTATCCTTAAATGGGTATGATCCCTTTGAGGCGGTCCAGGCCCAGCTGGAACAGGCCGGGACAAAGCCCGTGATTTTGTTTCATCATGCCCCCAGTGTGGCGGATTTTTATAAAAACTCATTTCATGAAGGGTGGACATCCGGTTTAAAGGCCCGCTGGCAGACCCTGCTGGATAACCATAAGGTTCAGGCCGTGATTGCCGGCCATTTTCACCGGGATGAGTTCCATTGGCTGGGAAAGATTCCCCTTTACGTGTCAGGGCCTGTGGTGGAAAAATACGGTCGTCAGGCCTGTTTTAGAATCTATGAGTATAATCAGGGCAGGCTGGGATACACTGCCCAATACCTGGAATAA